Part of the Cupriavidus basilensis genome is shown below.
CGGTATCGGCCAGGGCGAGGTGGAGTCCCGCGTGGCGCCGCGCGGCACCGGCGTGGGGCGGTTCGAGATCCGTACCCCGTCGCTGGTGACCGGCGTGCGCGGCACGCGCTTTCGCGTGGGCACCGAGGACGGCGCCAGCCAGAGCGCCGTGCTCGAAGGCCAGGTGCAGGCCCGCGCGCGCGGCGGCCAGCAAGCGGTAGTGAATGCCGGCTACGGCGTCAGCGCATCGGCCGCGGGCACCCTGGCGCGGCCCGCCGCGCTGCTGCCGGCGCCGGCGCTGATGCCGCTGCCCCAGCCGCTGCTGGCAAGCCATGCCACCGTGCGCTGGGGGCCGGTTGCGCGCGCCGCCAGCTACCGCGTGGTGGTCTCGCGCGATGCCGCCCAGACGGAGTTGCTGTCCTCCCAGGCCGTGGAGGGCACGCAGGCAGCGCTCCAGGACCTGCCCGAGGGTGAGCTCTACGTGGGCGTGAGCGCGCTCGATGCCCGGCACCTTGGCGGCGCGGGCGCGGTGATGCCGTTCGTGGTGCGCCTGAATCCGCCCGCGCCTTTTACGCTGGCGCCCGAGCGCGATGGCGCCGCCTACGGCGAGACGCCGATGTTTACCTGGGCCGAAGTCGCCAACGCGGCGCAATATGAATTCGAAGTGGCGGCCAATGCGGACTTCACGCAAGGCCTCCTGCAGGCGCGCGGCACGGTGCCTTCGGCCAGCCAGGCGCTTGCGCCCGGCCGCTGGTGGTGGCGTGTGCGCTCGGTCGATGCAGGCGGGCAGCCTGGCCCCTGGAGCGAGCCGGTGGGGTTCGCGCTGGAGCCGTCGCCGCCGCAGCCGCGCCTGGAAGACGATGGCGGCGACGCCTTGCGGCTCGCATGGCCGGCCGCCAGCGGAGCCAGCGCTAATGGCGCGGCGCAAGCCTACCGCGTGCAGATGGCATCCGACGCCCCCTTTACGCAGATCGTCGCCGACGTCAGCACCGAGACCAATGCGGCCCGCCTGCCGCGGCCCGGCAGCGGCACGTATTTTGTGCGGGTGGCTCGCCAGGATCCGGGCCGCGCGCCGCATTTCTCAGCGCCCCAGCGTATCGAGGTGGTGCAGTACGTGCGCGATTCGCAGGGCCAGCCCGTGAGCGCCGGCTCACGCTGGCTCAATCGTGCCAACTAGCCTGGCGCAACTCGCCGCGCGCGCACTGGGCCGGGTGCCCGCACGCATGATGGCTGGCTACCAGCGCCGCACGCTGGTTGAATGGAGCCTGTTGACGGCCGCCGTGCTGGCGCTGGTGGCGGCGTGCGCCGTGCTGGGTTGGAGCGAACGCGCCGACAAGGCGGTCTACGACCTGTCGGTCGCGGCCCAGCATCACGCGCCCGGCGACGAGATCGTGATCGTCGCCATCGACGACCCCAGCATCTCCGCCATTGGCCGCTGGCCCTGGCGCCGCTGGGTGCTGGCCGACCTGATCGACCGCATTGCCGCCGACGCGCCTCGCGTGATCGGGGTCGACGTGATTCTCTCCGAGCCGGACGCCTTGCATCCCGAGGACGACCGCGCGCTGGCAGGCAGCATGGCGCGCGCCGGCAACGTCGTGCTGCCCGCGCTGGCCGAAGCGGGGCGTGACGGCTTGCTGGTGCGCTATCCGCTGACGGGCCTGGGCAGCGAGGTGGGGCACATCAATATCGCGGTGGATCTCGACGGCATTGCCCGCCAGGTGTTCCTGCAGGAAGGGCTGCCGGGCCGCCAGCTCAATCATTTCTCGGCCGCGATGGTCGGCTTCGGCAAGCCGCCGCGGCCGGTGTCCGCCTACCGTCACGACGGCCCCGAGGATGACCGCGGCGCCGATGGCTGGACCCGGGACTACCGGCTGCGCATTCCGTTTGCCGGGCCGCCGGGGACGTTCCGGCAGGTCTCGGTACTCGATGTGCTGGGTGGCACGTTGCCGCGCGACTTCTTCCGCGGCAAGTCCGTGCTGGTAGGCGCCACGGCGAGCGGGCTGGGCGACGTGTTCCCCACGCCGGTATCGCGCAACGGCCACGGCATGAGCGGCGTGGAAATCATCGCCAACGCCATGCAGACGCTGCAGCGCGACACGGCCATCGTCACCCTGCCGGCGCCCTGGTTCTGGCTGTGCACGTTGTTGCCGGTGTTGCTGGCGAGCCTGGCCTCGCTGACGCTGACGCCGCGCAACGCGCTGCTGGTCACGGTGGTGCTGCTGGCCGGCACGCTGGCCGCCAGCCTGCTGCTGGTCGTATTAGGCCACTTCTGGTTCGCGCCGGCCAGCGCCGTGCTGGGTTGCAGCCTGCTCTACCCGCTGTGGAGCTGGCGGCGCCAGGAAGCGGCGCTGCAGTTCCTCACCGACGAGCTCGCACAGCTCGAGCAAGAGCCTGGCCTGCTGGCCATGCCCGCCGGCGAGGGCGAGGTGGGCAGCAAATCGGGCGGCAAATCGGACCGCAAATCGGGCCGCAACCTCGATACCCGCATGCGTGCGGTCTACCGCATGACCACGCGTCTGCGGGACATGCGGCAATTCCTGGCGGACGGGCTCGAAGGCCTGCCCGAAGCCACCGTGATCTGCGATCGCGGTGGCCGTGTGCTGCTTGCCAACCGGCGTGGCCTGCTGCTGGCGCCGCGCACGCTCGGGCCGCTGGGCGACATGAACGCACCGCGCCCCGGCATTCGCGAACTGATCAACGAAGTGTTCGTCCAGCCCAAGGCCGGGCTGGACTACTGGGACCAGTTATGCAGCGTCTATGTCGAGGCCGACGCCGCGCACCCGGTGCAGGCGCCGCCCGGGGTGGAGCTGGAAGCGCGCGACGAACACCCGATGCTGCTGCGCGGCGCGCCGCTGCGCAGCGACACCGGCGGTGTCGCCGGCCTGATCGTGAGCGTCATCGATATCACCCAGGTGCGCATGGCCGAGCGGCGCCGCGAGGAGTCCCTGCGCTTCATCTCGCACGACATGCGGTCCCCGCAGTCCTCCATCCTTGCCCTGATCGACCTGCAGAACGAGCCTGGCCGGGCGCTGCCCGAGGCAGCCCTGCTGGCCCGCATCGGCGAGCACGCCAACCGAACGCTGGAACTCGCGGACGACTTTATCCGGCTGGCCCGTGCGGAAGCGACGCACCTCAACTTCATCGAGGTCGACCTGGCCGGCGTGGTGCTGGACGCCACCGACGAGCTATGGGCGCTCGCCAGCGCCGCACGGATCGAACTGAAGGTGGAAGTCGACGTGGAAGAGGAGCAGTCGCAGCTCCTGGCCGAGCCGGTGCTGCTGGTGCGGGCGATTGCCAACCTGGTGAGCAATGCCATCAAGTTCAGTCCGCCCCAAACGACCGTGACGGTGCGCCTGTATCGCGTGCCGCAGGGGCTGGCGATCGATGTGGCAGACCAGGGCCGGGGCATCGCCGAGCAAGACCAGGGCCGCCTGTTCCAGCCCTTCGCGCGGCTGCGCGACACCGAGCAGGATGCGCCCGCCGGCAGCGGGTTGGGGCTGGTGTTCGTCAAGACCGTGGTGGAGCGTCATGGCGGAGAGATCAAGCTGACCAGCGCCGCGGGTGCCGGCGCCACCTTCACGATCTTCCTGCCCTGCTGATCCGCTCGCAGGCGCTCAGCGCGATGCGCGCGTGACCGCTGGTAGCCCAGCCTGGCCTGCGGTGGTGACGGTGGCCGTGGCGCGGCTGTCCATCTGGCGGATCTTGCGCGCCGCGCGCTGCTCGTTGCCGTCCTGCAGCGTCACGCACAGCACGGTGACGAGCGCGAACGCCACCATGCAAAGCGCAACGTAGCCCAGCAACCTGTACCGTTCGGATCGCGATCCCATATCTCAGCCTGCCATGAATAGCGCAGCATTCTATGGCGAGGCCGCGTCGGCTACTGTCAACAAATGCAAGGACGCTCACCCAGGCGCCGCCGGACCTGCTGCGCCGCGCATCGACGCTGGCCTGGCCTGGCGATACAATCATCGCGCAGTGCCTGCACAAGAGCCCTGGCGCGCCGGGCCACGCCCACCCGCCGCCGATGGTGTCAATCGCCCCAACAGGCCGCCACCGATGCACAGCAACACCGAGTCCCTCGACACAGGCGCCAGCGGGCGCCCGGTACGCCACCTGGTTGCCACCGAGGCCGCCATGGCGGCAGCGGGCCTGGACGGCTGGCAGCAGCGCTACCAGCAACTCACGCCCGGGCATTTTCTTGCGCAAGTGCAGCAGGCTACCTATGGCGACGTCCACGTCTTCCGTGAACGCACCAACCAGGCGTTGCTGGAGGAGGGCGAAGCACGGCGCGGCTATCTTTCCATCGCCTTGCCCCACCGCGAGTGTGCCGATGGCTGGTTCTCCGGCTACCGGATGAGCGGCGACACCGTGCTGCGCGCCGGCAACGGCCAGCCGCTGGCCATGCGCACCCCGCCATCGCTGGACCTGCTCGGCGTGACGTTGCCGCTGCCCGCGCTGCAACGCGTGATGGAGCGCGAGGGGGTTCCGGAGCTGATCGCGCGCTTGCAGCCGGCCACGGAGGTGCGGCGCGCCGCGTCCGAGGATTTCCGGGCGGCGATGCTGGCGGTGCTGGCTGCGTCAGCCATGCAGAGCGAAGTATTCAACCAGCGCTTTGTCGAGAGCGCCATGCGCGATGCGTTGCTGATGGCGGTGGTGTCCACCCTGACGCATGGCATCGGGGATGTCCTGCTGCCTACGCCGCCTGCGCGGCGGCGGCTGGTCGCACAGGCGTATGAGATGGTGCGCGCCGCGCCCGAGGCGCCCTGGAGTGTTCTGGTTCTGTGTGAACGGCTTGGGGTTTCAAGGCGCACGCTGCAATACAGCTTCAATGAAGTCACCGGGTTGGCGCCGCTGGAGTTTGTTCGAGCTTTGCGGATGAATGGGGTGAGGCAGGCATTGGGTGGACGGCAGGCGCCGGAGCCGGTGGGCGTGGTGGCGGCACGGTGGGGGTTTAATCATCTGCCGCGGTTCGCTGCGCAGTATCGGGCGTTTTTTGGGGAGTTGCCATCGGAGACCGCAGGCAGGGGGAGGTGAGTCGTTGACAGGGTTGAGGGAACCGTATCAGGAACCGGAACCGGGCTGGGCCGGAACCGCACGATGCCATCGGCCGTGGTGCGATTGCCTCTGACGGCTGTCATGCTGGTGGCTAGGATTCCATGACAGGCCGCCATGGCTCGATCACTCACTCGCTCGATCAATCACTCACGGTCACGCTCGGCTTTCAGCAGCTTGAGGCGCGTCTGCCCATCGGGCGTGAAGTGGGTGCCGAATCGCACCAGCCCGGCCTGATGCAGCTGACAGCTCATGGTAAAGCTGAGCAACATGCCCGGTTCGGTTTCTTCGATCGCGATGTCGATGGATTTCAGCCTCGGCTCATAGCGCAGCAGCGTCGTTTCTATTTCGCGCTTGAGCGTGTGCGCCGACGCGGGCAGATGCCGGTAGATCCTGGACAGGTCGCCAAGCCCATAATCCGGCAGATGCGCCAGGCTGCCGCGACGGCTGTTGAGGATGCGCTGGATATTGTCCCGCACGGACAGGAACGTCTGCGTCGCCGCATCGAAATCGTGTACGGCCACGCCATTCGCAAAGAATCCCGTCACCGCTTCAAAGAGGCCCGGCCCGCCCCGTGTCACGCGCCGGCCCCGGCTGTCGTTGCCGGCTCCTCGAACTCCAGGCCGATACCGTCGCCCTCGGAGAAGGACAGGTGAATCGACGCCGGCACCTGCTGGCCTGACATGCGCACCAGCAGCTCACGCGACAGTACCGGCAGGATCTGCTGATCGAGCAGCGTGTCGATATTGCGGGCGCCTGAGTCGGGCAGCAGGCAGGCTCGCACCAGTTCGTCCACCAGCGTGTCGCCGCACCGCAGCGGCACGCCAAAGCGGCGCGCGATGCGCTCAGCCACCTTGCCGAGCTTCATCCGCACGATCATTGCCATGGCGTGGGCCGACAGCGGGCGGTAGACAATGGTCTGGAAGCGTGCCAGCAGTGCCGGCTGGAAGTGGTCGATCAGCATCGGGCGGATCGCCTCCATCAGCGTGCCGGTGGCGAGCTCGGCGCCAGCTGTGACGGCGGCGTCCGTGGCCGCCAGAATCTGCTCGCTGCCAAGGTTCGAGGTCATCAGGATGACGGTATTGCGGAAGTCGATCACCCGGCCTTCGCCGTCGCGCATGAAGCCGCGATCGAAGACCTGGTAGAACAAGTTCAGTACGTCGCGGTGCGCCTTCTCGACCTCGTCAAGCAGGATGACGCTGTAGGGCCGCTGACGGACCGCTTCGGTCAGGACGCCACCTTCCCCGTAGCCGACATACCCCGGCGGCGAACCCTTCAGTTGCGAGACGGTGTGGGCTTCCTGGTATTCGGACAGGTTGATGGTGACAAGCGAACGCTCGCCGCCGAACATCAGGTCGGCCAACGCGCGCGCCGTTTCGGTCTTGCCCACGCCCGAAGGCCCCACCAGCAGGAACACCCCCAGCGGCGCCTCCTCGGATTTGAGTCCCGCCTTGGCGGCCCGCAAGCTCTTGCTGAGCGCGGCCAGCGCCTCGTCCTGGCCGACCACGATATGCCCTAAACGCGCCTCCAGCGCCAGCAACGTGGCCAGCTCGCTGGACAGCAGGCTGTCGACTGGAACCCCTGTCCAGTCGGCGATCACCTGTGCAATGGCGGTCTCGTCCACTTCCGCGTGGATCAGCGCGGCCTGACCGTGCCTGGTCAGCATCTCGTGGGCGGCCTGGATCGATGGCGTCAGATCTTGCCGTGCCGACTCGTCGGCGGCGGATTGCCATCGCGCGCGCAACGCGATCAATGTCTCGGCAGCCCCCTTCTGTTCGGCAAAGGCGCGTTCAAACTGTTCGAGCTCAATGGCGAGCGCAGCCAGCCGGGCATCGATGGCCCCCTGGTCGTGCAGCAGGGCAGTCCGCTCGACCTCCAGCGCCGCGCGTTGCGCCTCGCGCGAGGAGATGGCGACCGGCGTGGCCTCCAGGCTCATGCGCACGCGGGCAGCGGCGGTGTCGAGCAGATCGACGGCCTTGTCCGGCAGCTGGCGTCCGCTCAGATAGCGGCGCGACAGCCGCACGGCGGCGGCGACGGCGGCATCGGTGATGTGTACGCCATGGTGCTGTGCATACCGCTCCTTCAGGCCGCGCAGCATCAGGCAGGCGCCGTCGTCGTCGGGCTCGTCGACCTTCACCATCTGGAAGCGCCGCTCCAGCGCGGCGTCCCGTTCGAAGTACTGCTTGTATTCGGACCACGTCGTCGCCGCGATCGTGCGCAGTTCGCCGCGCGCCAGGGCGGGCTTGAGCAGGTTGGCGGCATCGGCGCCGCCCGCGGTGTTGCCCGCACCGATCAG
Proteins encoded:
- a CDS encoding FecR domain-containing protein, with the protein product MAGHSRAACTMGALGMAGLVGVLGAVWSACAAAQAAGAEGANFIYQVRPGDTLIGVADRFMVNPAGWRELQALNKVADPYRLPPGMRLRIPLARIPVTDGTARVVFVTGPASADGRTLQAGMALREGARIETGAGGTVTLELGDGSRVTLPPATAVEVERLRAFARTGLTDAVIGIGQGEVESRVAPRGTGVGRFEIRTPSLVTGVRGTRFRVGTEDGASQSAVLEGQVQARARGGQQAVVNAGYGVSASAAGTLARPAALLPAPALMPLPQPLLASHATVRWGPVARAASYRVVVSRDAAQTELLSSQAVEGTQAALQDLPEGELYVGVSALDARHLGGAGAVMPFVVRLNPPAPFTLAPERDGAAYGETPMFTWAEVANAAQYEFEVAANADFTQGLLQARGTVPSASQALAPGRWWWRVRSVDAGGQPGPWSEPVGFALEPSPPQPRLEDDGGDALRLAWPAASGASANGAAQAYRVQMASDAPFTQIVADVSTETNAARLPRPGSGTYFVRVARQDPGRAPHFSAPQRIEVVQYVRDSQGQPVSAGSRWLNRAN
- a CDS encoding CHASE2 domain-containing protein; the protein is MMAGYQRRTLVEWSLLTAAVLALVAACAVLGWSERADKAVYDLSVAAQHHAPGDEIVIVAIDDPSISAIGRWPWRRWVLADLIDRIAADAPRVIGVDVILSEPDALHPEDDRALAGSMARAGNVVLPALAEAGRDGLLVRYPLTGLGSEVGHINIAVDLDGIARQVFLQEGLPGRQLNHFSAAMVGFGKPPRPVSAYRHDGPEDDRGADGWTRDYRLRIPFAGPPGTFRQVSVLDVLGGTLPRDFFRGKSVLVGATASGLGDVFPTPVSRNGHGMSGVEIIANAMQTLQRDTAIVTLPAPWFWLCTLLPVLLASLASLTLTPRNALLVTVVLLAGTLAASLLLVVLGHFWFAPASAVLGCSLLYPLWSWRRQEAALQFLTDELAQLEQEPGLLAMPAGEGEVGSKSGGKSDRKSGRNLDTRMRAVYRMTTRLRDMRQFLADGLEGLPEATVICDRGGRVLLANRRGLLLAPRTLGPLGDMNAPRPGIRELINEVFVQPKAGLDYWDQLCSVYVEADAAHPVQAPPGVELEARDEHPMLLRGAPLRSDTGGVAGLIVSVIDITQVRMAERRREESLRFISHDMRSPQSSILALIDLQNEPGRALPEAALLARIGEHANRTLELADDFIRLARAEATHLNFIEVDLAGVVLDATDELWALASAARIELKVEVDVEEEQSQLLAEPVLLVRAIANLVSNAIKFSPPQTTVTVRLYRVPQGLAIDVADQGRGIAEQDQGRLFQPFARLRDTEQDAPAGSGLGLVFVKTVVERHGGEIKLTSAAGAGATFTIFLPC
- a CDS encoding helix-turn-helix domain-containing protein — protein: MHSNTESLDTGASGRPVRHLVATEAAMAAAGLDGWQQRYQQLTPGHFLAQVQQATYGDVHVFRERTNQALLEEGEARRGYLSIALPHRECADGWFSGYRMSGDTVLRAGNGQPLAMRTPPSLDLLGVTLPLPALQRVMEREGVPELIARLQPATEVRRAASEDFRAAMLAVLAASAMQSEVFNQRFVESAMRDALLMAVVSTLTHGIGDVLLPTPPARRRLVAQAYEMVRAAPEAPWSVLVLCERLGVSRRTLQYSFNEVTGLAPLEFVRALRMNGVRQALGGRQAPEPVGVVAARWGFNHLPRFAAQYRAFFGELPSETAGRGR
- the tssE gene encoding type VI secretion system baseplate subunit TssE, with the translated sequence MTRGGPGLFEAVTGFFANGVAVHDFDAATQTFLSVRDNIQRILNSRRGSLAHLPDYGLGDLSRIYRHLPASAHTLKREIETTLLRYEPRLKSIDIAIEETEPGMLLSFTMSCQLHQAGLVRFGTHFTPDGQTRLKLLKAERDRE
- the tssH gene encoding type VI secretion system ATPase TssH, yielding MTARDLSAFLRRLNDHCARALADAASLCETRAHRDIEVEHWLIKLLELGDGDLLAILRRYELDVDGIWNGLLAAIDRLPHDLRGKPGLSQRLGQWLEAAWMRASLEAATPGESTSIRSAHLLAALTETPHLLRAPGAWPLLSVSAVQIERLMHELDKISTEAAARGAGEPARPDCAPLSSVPVTPAAPAPTRSMPGQADASALARFTTDVTQKARDGKIDPVFGRDVEIRQMVDILARRRKNNPILVGEPGVGKTALVEGLALNIAQGNVPAVIQNVSVLTLDLGLLQAGAGVKGEFEQRLKNVIEAVQQSPTPVLLFIDEAHTLIGAGNTAGGADAANLLKPALARGELRTIAATTWSEYKQYFERDAALERRFQMVKVDEPDDDGACLMLRGLKERYAQHHGVHITDAAVAAAVRLSRRYLSGRQLPDKAVDLLDTAAARVRMSLEATPVAISSREAQRAALEVERTALLHDQGAIDARLAALAIELEQFERAFAEQKGAAETLIALRARWQSAADESARQDLTPSIQAAHEMLTRHGQAALIHAEVDETAIAQVIADWTGVPVDSLLSSELATLLALEARLGHIVVGQDEALAALSKSLRAAKAGLKSEEAPLGVFLLVGPSGVGKTETARALADLMFGGERSLVTINLSEYQEAHTVSQLKGSPPGYVGYGEGGVLTEAVRQRPYSVILLDEVEKAHRDVLNLFYQVFDRGFMRDGEGRVIDFRNTVILMTSNLGSEQILAATDAAVTAGAELATGTLMEAIRPMLIDHFQPALLARFQTIVYRPLSAHAMAMIVRMKLGKVAERIARRFGVPLRCGDTLVDELVRACLLPDSGARNIDTLLDQQILPVLSRELLVRMSGQQVPASIHLSFSEGDGIGLEFEEPATTAGAGA